TGTGCAGCCCTATATCGACATGGTTGACCACAGCTCGATCGAGCAGGGTGGCCCGACACTGTCGTTCTTCGAAGTTTTCACTGTCATGGCGTTGGCTGCATTCGCAGACTATCCGGTCGACGCGGCTGTGGTGGAAGTCGGTATGGGAGGCACGTGGGATTCCACCAACGTGGTGGACGGTCAGGTCGGTGTCATTATGCCGATCGACGTTGATCACCAAAAGTGGCTGGGCAACACGGTCACGGACATTGCCCATGAAAAGGCCGGCATCATCAAACCCGGCCAGATCACTGTTGTTGCCCACCAGCGTGACGAGGTGCTCGAGATTCTGCGCGAGCGCGCCGACCAGGTGGGTGCGCGCCTCCTGGCGGAGGGCACAGACTTTGAGGTCGTGGCCCGTGAAAGGGCAGTAGGCGGGCAGCTCATGTCACTGCGCACTCCGCATGCGATGTACACCGATATATTCCTTCCCCTTCATGGCGAACACCAGGCCCACAATGCTGCGGCCGCTTTGACAGGTGTGGAAGCGTTCATCGGTGAGCGCGCATTGGACGCGCAGGTGGTCGAGCAGGCATTCGGTGCAGTGACATCACCGGGCAGGCTGCAGGTCGTGCGACGCTCACCCATGATCATCGTGGATGGAGCCCACAACCCGGCAGGTGCGCGTACCGTTCGCGCCGCCATCGAGGATCTTGGTCTGGCTCACGTGGTTGGTGTCTTCGCCGCGATGTCGGATAAGGACGTGGACACAATGCTGGGCGAAGTTGAACCCGTGATGGACGAACTGATCGTCACTCAGATGGATTCTGTGCGGGCAATGGAACTGGACGACGTGCAGGCCATTGCTGAGGATGTCTTTGATGACACGAGGGTGAGCCGGATCCCTGACATCGCCGAAGCAGTAGCGGAAGCTGCCACCCGTGTGGAAACACGCGCCGAGCCGGGTGAAAATGTGGCCGTCATCGTGTTCGGTTCGATTGTACTGGCAGGGCAGGCCACACAGATCATCTCCCAGGCTAACGGCCGCTGACTTCCACGAATGTCGCCATTTCCGTGGTCAGAATCCTTGAAGGATGGCACCATGGATGTGAGACCGATTGGTTCAAGGAGGCACTGGTGAAAAAACTGGTCAACGACGTTCATCAAGTAGTTGAGCAGGCTCTGCAAGGCTTCGGTGGCGTGTACTCCGACCTTGTCACCGTCCATACGAATCCAGCCTATATCATTCGCGCACACGCAAAAGATCAGGGGAAGGTTGCCATCGTCTCCGGTGGTGGGTCGGGCCACGAACCATTGCATGCGGGATACGTTGGGAAAGGCATG
The sequence above is a segment of the Schaalia radingae genome. Coding sequences within it:
- a CDS encoding glutamate ligase domain-containing protein, with translation MSDHPAFFGSDEEPSGIPADLLPYLEAADEPSEADRQAEQARQEAEEAADRADRERAEALRALVENSLLLGPDPSILAEIESDEDEDGTPSDEEDHERMLDDAQQAAQERAEVARIYESIVARAPEHKVQPSLERVRSVMDILGDPHTSYPSVHITGTNGKTTTARMMDALLGALGLRTGRFTSPHLLDVRERICLDGEPISHRAFIDAYHDVQPYIDMVDHSSIEQGGPTLSFFEVFTVMALAAFADYPVDAAVVEVGMGGTWDSTNVVDGQVGVIMPIDVDHQKWLGNTVTDIAHEKAGIIKPGQITVVAHQRDEVLEILRERADQVGARLLAEGTDFEVVARERAVGGQLMSLRTPHAMYTDIFLPLHGEHQAHNAAAALTGVEAFIGERALDAQVVEQAFGAVTSPGRLQVVRRSPMIIVDGAHNPAGARTVRAAIEDLGLAHVVGVFAAMSDKDVDTMLGEVEPVMDELIVTQMDSVRAMELDDVQAIAEDVFDDTRVSRIPDIAEAVAEAATRVETRAEPGENVAVIVFGSIVLAGQATQIISQANGR